In the Gossypium arboreum isolate Shixiya-1 chromosome 10, ASM2569848v2, whole genome shotgun sequence genome, one interval contains:
- the LOC108488484 gene encoding uncharacterized protein LOC108488484: MQNDSSDLSFSPSFNSYYSDKKLGDIAATVCRESTGVSDDEEFEFSIELGESPETSLFPVFNRHLLSSGEEEGKDDEVKEAVRIPLRNLFISDGDLPSSSSSSEVDELEALPTETYCVWKPKQSPASSPNRCTKSKSTGSSSTKRWRLIKDLLKRSNSDGKVSASSSLFLNFDHKSTIEKKHEEKANEKTATAAETVKKKSDGEVTATKMKRVEKASAHEIFYMRNKALKEGDKRRSYLPYRKDLVGIFANVHGLGRNLPPK; this comes from the coding sequence ATGCAGAACGATAGCTCCGATTTGTCGTTTTCCCCTAGTTTTAACAGCTACTACTCCGATAAGAAACTCGGTGACATCGCCGCCACGGTTTGCCGAGAAAGCACCGGCGTTTCGGATGATGAAGAATTCGAGTTCTCTATTGAACTAGGGGAGAGTCCAGAAACGTCGTTGTTTCCAGTCTTCAATCGCCATCTCTTATCGAGCGGTGAGGAGGAGGGTAAAGATGATGAGGTGAAAGAGGCTGTTCGGATTCCGTTGAGGAATCTGTTCATCAGCGATGGAGATCTTCCATCGTCATCGTCGTCGTCGGAGGTGGACGAGCTTGAAGCACTGCCAACTGAAACGTATTGTGTTTGGAAACCGAAGCAATCACCAGCATCATCGCCGAACAGGTGTACGAAGAGCAAATCCACAGGATCATCATCTACGAAACGGTGGCGATTAATAAAGGATCTTCTTAAAAGAAGCAACAGCGACGGCAAAGTCTCGGCTTCATCGtctttgtttttgaattttgatCATAAGAGTACGATAGAGAAAAAGCATGAAGAAAAGGCAAATGAGAAAACAGCGACGGCGGCGGAGACGGTGAAGAAGAAAAGTGATGGTGAAGTAACGGCCACGAAGATGAAGAGAGTTGAGAAAGCGTCGGCGCACGAAATCTTTTACATGAGAAATAAGGCGTTAAAGGAAGGAGATAAACGGCGGTCGTATTTGCCGTACCGGAAGGACTTGGTTGGAATTTTTGCTAATGTTCACGGTTTAGGTAGAAATTTACCtcctaagtaa